A section of the Hippea sp. KM1 genome encodes:
- a CDS encoding ATP synthase subunit C, with translation MRGKVVLLALLALAVGLPALAAGDAQSAEAAANLVLKKYYMFVAMGGAIGLGLAALGGGIGQGHAVNGTALGTARNPSMSGKLLTVMMIGLAMIESLVIYMLVIVLIILYTNPFHI, from the coding sequence ATGAGGGGTAAGGTTGTTTTATTGGCACTGTTGGCTTTGGCAGTGGGATTGCCAGCATTGGCTGCAGGTGATGCCCAGAGCGCCGAAGCAGCTGCAAACCTGGTGCTGAAGAAGTATTACATGTTCGTCGCAATGGGTGGCGCAATCGGTCTGGGTTTGGCAGCCTTGGGTGGTGGAATCGGTCAGGGACACGCAGTTAATGGAACTGCATTAGGAACAGCAAGGAATCCGAGCATGTCCGGTAAACTTCTCACCGTTATGATGATCGGTCTTGCTATGATCGAGTCTTTGGTTATTTACATGCTCGTTATCGTTCTGATTATCCTTTACACAAACCCATTCCACATCTAA
- a CDS encoding IS256 family transposase, with product MYDLIFTQLKEEFKSMIEKIMKEERDRYLEENKSTRANGYYTRSPKTILGQMELSIPRTRDGKFKSDVLPERKRVMFLLDDIIRAMFVSGVSSRKAGKVLENLIGCSISSQFASYISDIPKEVIEEFKNRRLDDEYPVLYIDATYLPLKRDSVEKEAVYAVLVLRYDGRRNILAYFLPGGNENTQMWREIFEDLKSRGLKNVRMIISDDLKGLSRSIEEAFPKAKHQLCWFHLKKNIKSKVRKRHWDEMLKELNQIMEAKTQEEAELLMNEFIDKWSRLYKSLNSLKSKVKNYTHFSNLNEKIKVYFSTTNWMERCFKELKDSLRIRGYLHSEDSAEKFLYLFFKDKDEKYSSRKLRYSEYLMEAFG from the coding sequence ATGTATGATTTGATTTTTACACAATTGAAGGAAGAATTCAAGTCAATGATTGAAAAGATCATGAAAGAGGAAAGAGACAGGTACTTAGAAGAGAATAAATCAACAAGGGCAAATGGATATTACACAAGGTCACCAAAAACAATATTAGGTCAGATGGAGCTTTCCATCCCCAGAACAAGGGACGGCAAGTTCAAAAGCGATGTATTGCCTGAGAGAAAGAGGGTGATGTTTCTCCTTGATGACATAATAAGGGCAATGTTCGTGTCTGGAGTCTCATCAAGGAAGGCAGGCAAGGTTTTAGAAAATCTCATTGGATGTTCCATATCATCCCAGTTTGCAAGCTATATTTCCGACATACCAAAAGAGGTCATAGAGGAGTTCAAAAACAGAAGGTTGGATGATGAGTATCCAGTCCTATACATAGATGCAACATACCTGCCTCTGAAGAGGGACAGTGTAGAAAAAGAGGCAGTTTATGCTGTTCTGGTATTGAGATACGACGGCAGAAGAAACATACTTGCATACTTCCTGCCAGGAGGCAATGAGAATACACAGATGTGGAGAGAGATATTTGAGGACCTAAAATCAAGGGGACTAAAGAATGTCAGAATGATAATCAGCGATGATCTAAAAGGGCTCTCAAGATCAATAGAGGAGGCATTCCCCAAAGCAAAGCATCAGCTATGCTGGTTTCATCTGAAGAAGAACATAAAAAGCAAGGTGAGAAAGAGACACTGGGATGAGATGCTGAAAGAGCTAAACCAGATAATGGAGGCTAAGACCCAAGAGGAGGCAGAACTCTTGATGAATGAGTTCATCGACAAATGGAGTAGGCTCTATAAATCCCTAAACAGCCTAAAAAGTAAAGTCAAGAACTATACACACTTCTCAAACCTCAATGAAAAGATAAAGGTATACTTTTCAACAACAAACTGGATGGAGAGGTGTTTCAAGGAACTAAAGGATTCTTTAAGAATTAGGGGTTATCTCCATTCTGAGGACAGTGCTGAAAAGTTCCTTTACCTTTTCTTCAAAGATAAGGATGAGAAGTATTCATCAAGAAAGCTCAGATACTCTGAATACCTGATGGAGGCTTTTGGATAG